The stretch of DNA AGAGGTTAAAGAATATATTCAATATGTCTTTCAGGGATTTGCTACTCAATGCTGCTTAATGACGTAaggatcttattttaaaaaatttccaattcAGTTAGTCTAGGATGGGGCCGGAGactacatttctaacaagctccttGGAGATGCTGCTGTTTCCAGGACCACTCTTTGACAAATACGGCACTAGAAAGTAGGGAAGGGGCTTTTAACAGAGCACAGTTGGCAGCAAAGGAATCAAGAAAAATACTGAGTTGGAACATATGAAATACCCATTTTTGTAGGCCAAAAACAGATGAATTTTGgcaattaaaaaaacccttttgtttgcatcccttcaaataaaaaagtcattaagtgggaaatacaatattaaaatcaaataatacCTTCTAACAAGTATTTATACCCTACTTAAGTGAGGAGGTATAAATGAAGTAGCATAAGGAAGTAATACTGACCTGTATTAGCAGGCAAAGTACTTGCtagaacagtgtgtgtgtgtgtgtgtgttcatttgaAAAAGGCTGGGGTTGGAATGACAACCAGCCACTTCTTACATACATGCtatatttttaggatttttacatATGTTAAGTTTCCTGCACTGTGCTTATGGATAAACACTTTTACTGCCACCTGGTGGATTTGAGCTAagagttaaaaggaaaataagcattttttttttaaattcagatatcttaaatactatttattagtactttctctgttaattttaatttaaaaataaatatatgtttagtAAAAAAGGATTAAACTTAGAGGGACAGAAGTTTCTCCATTCGGAGGGCTAAATGTCAATTGGAGGAAAAAATCATGTTCATATTTATATGCATTAGATGGCATTGAAGTTGTATTTTAAGTTTATGACTATAtcacttttcctttcatttccacatggttttattttgaatagaaatttatacattcatttttaaagagaatttcagAAGTTGGACCAGTGTAAGTgattatttctcttatttgtgTGCAGAATGCTAAAATAAAGACCATTGTGTGCAACTAACTCCCAACTATTCTTCAcaactttccttcccttcatcccCAAAATGCGTATTTTCAAGAGCCCTTCTTTTCTATCTCAAAAGAAAGGAGTCTTCCTAACTCTTTGGAAGATCATTTGATTTTAACCTATATGGTGAAATAAATTATCATTACCTTACTCAAATCTATATTtaactttctttcctcttcatcaTTCTTTGCAGGCTCTGTGACCCCAACCTACCCCCAAGAGCAGCGAAGAGCCTTTTCTTGATTCCATGTTAAAATGCCTCATTTCTcaccaatttatttttgtaaactaaTCATTTAAACTTCAGCTAGATTCTCTCATGAAATCAGTGAACAACTATAATCAGAATGGTGGGTCATTAGTACAAACAAAGTAGAAGAATGAAATCTGATATTGAACTATTATATGCTAGATTACTTAGATTCTCTAAAAGTGGTGTTCATTATTAAGACAAGATAAAGCATCCTGCAGGTCTTTTTACAGTATCCTAATATTGTATGTTTTCTCATGGTGAATTATTCTGTGATTACTATTAAAACACAGGTAAGGTTTCAcaacatatttttctcatttctcctgaTTTAGAAATTGTCACACAGTTCCAATGACTTTGTAGTCTCTTAATGAcagcatttattaattttctttttttttaatttttaaaaagagactttttaatttatttttagaggaaagggaagggaggaagaaagagagggagagaaatatcaatgtgtggttgcctctcacacacacccaactggggatctggtccacaacccaggtatgtgccctgactgggaattgaaccagtgacccattggttcactGGTTGGCGTTCAATTCAtggaactacaccagccagggcattaatcTTCTAACTTAACAGaactattaataacaataataataagtaGATATGTTTCTTATGTCCTTTTAGAatctttaaattgcatttttatattgagtggttaattttttaataggtaagaaatttcaaagaaaaagcatATGGTCATAAGTTTAAGTATTTTCACTCAGGGCCCCTAAATAATAGACTTAAAGATTTATTagcataaattaaataaaatggcatggtttatcttcattattttcattcatAGGCCTCTGTTTGGAAGGGAATAGGCAATACAGGGGACTTGTAGTATCAGTGTTTTTATCCAACATGGATCAGAAAACAGATAAGACAAAGGCAAATATTAAGGGTTCAGTATAATTACTGGTATTGTTAGAGGCAATTTCTGAAATACCTGAAAGTTTTGACATGAGGTCTAAGCTATAATTctaacataaaaatgttcatagcagcacaatttacaatagccaagtgttggaagcaacctaagtgcccatcagtaaatgaatggaccaaaaaactgtggtatatttatacaatggaatactacacagcagaaagaaggagctcctacctttctcaacagcatggatggactggggggcattatgctaagtgaaataagccaggtggtgaaagacaaataccatatgatctcacctttaactggaacctcatcaacaaaacaaacaagcaagcaaaatataaccaaagacattgaaattaagagcaaactgacagtaaccagaggggagagaggaggggatagaggtggggaaagggtggagggtttacaggaacaactataaaggatgcACGGACAGAAACAAGTTGGGGtagaaaaaggggagggaggtggtgatggctggggtggtggggaggggtggggggagacgcagaaaactgtaattgaataacagtaaaattcaaaagtatttttaaaaaactgaaaataaaataaatctataaattttCTAATCTCTGACTCTAAAAGCTATGAGGAACAAAACATTCAGTACATAACCactttaaaactatttattaacTACTTCCCTCTACTTGGTATCATCAGTATCACTGTTTGAACTGTTAGTGTCATCATATATAGAAGTGTTTCTAATTGAAGACACCATCACATCTACAATGCCTTTTTTAGGGTTTTCTTCCAAATCAGTCTGTATTGCGCCCACTTCTGCTAGCTTCCATTCAAGTTCTGCAATAAATAACCCATCATTAAGTTAgattaaaatcttagaaaaatgaaaagaagaatttCTCATCTACATGAAACAGAGATTGACTCTAATACAATTaatgtggaaaaattatttagaaCTAGATGACAATGAAAGTACAATATCAAAATGCTCATTGGGTACAGCAAAATTATACTTAAAGGGATAaattatagttaaaatttttattttaaaatgactgaaaatggTGGTTTAAAGGTTCAAAtcaagaagctagaaaaagaacgataaaataaagccaagaaaagcagaaagagggaCATATGAAGAAAGAACTTCAGcaaaagtaagaaaacaagagGGACATATGAAGAAAGGTCTTCAGCAAAAGTAAGAAAACAAGGTAAATAGAGGTGACCAACAAAATCAAAAGCTAGTGGTTTGCAGAGACTAACAGACACACCTCAGGCAAAAatgatgacaagaaaaaaaaataatatcaagaATTTACATGGGACATAACCAGAGTAAAGATTTTAAAGCTCTGAGGCTACTTATGAAGAAacttatgccaataaatttgaaaactttaatgggaaaatttcaacaaaaatatgaaataccggccctggctggcgtagctcagtggattgagcgcgggctgtgaaccgaagtgtcacaggttcgattcccagccagggtacattcctgggttgcaggccataacccccagcaaccacacattgatgtttctttctctctctctctctctctccctcccttctctctctaaaaataaataaataaaaacttaaaaaaatagttaaaaaaatatgaaatacccAAATAcaaacaagataaaaagaaaaagaactgaatttaTAACCAAAAATTCCTGAACCTTGAAAACTCATCATTCTGTCAAATTTGTTCCTAAGTTCTGTATAGATGAAAAGAACATTGatgaggaaattttttaaaaatacacttatgaggaaaattacaaaatacattaaattataaaacataacataTACATATTGTATTTATCAGGAGAGttgtaaaaaacataaaaggaaaccaaaaaaatGACAAGATGTATCTCATTCACAGAAAGAAATAGTCACTCTTATTAGGATATCAAGTCTCCAACAGTTAATTTGAGAGATAATCAACTTGACTAATTCCAACATTTATATGAAAGTTTGAAAAAGACTTGTCCCTACTAGAGACAACTAGATTGTTATAAAGCTGTAGTAATTAAGACCGTGCTGTATGGATTCAGGGTAGGCAAATAGACCAGCAGAAGACCATAGAGACTTCAGAAACAAACTGAAGCATTTTgaaccataaaaaataatataggaaacaTTAAGAATCAGTAGGAAAACACCTCACATACATTAGGAtggttactatttttaaaaaaaattattgccctggctggtgtagctcagtggattgagcatgggcctgtgaagcaaagggccactggttcaattcccagtcagggcatatgcttgggttgcaggccaggtccccagtgggggacacatgagagaaaaccacacactgatgtttctctttctctctttctccttcccttcccttctctctaaaaataaataaataaaatatttaaaaaaaattaacaagtgtTTGTGAGAACGTGAAGAAATTGGAATTCTTACACTCTGTTGATGAAAGTACAAAATCATGCAGCtggtatggaaaacagtatgctgttgctcaaaaaattaaaatagaattaccatatgatttagcaattctacttctaagcGTACATCCAAAGAACTGGAAACAGGGActagactattatgctaagtgaaataagccagtcagtgaaagacaaaagcatatgatctcacttatatgtggaatctaatgaacaaaacaaactaatgaacaaaatagaagcagaggtatagatacatggaatagactgacagctgtgggagggagtgagggaggggggactggatgaaagaaggtgaagggattagctgaAGAACATaaatgcatggcccatggacaggAACAACAGTATGGGAATTGCCTGGGGTAGGAGTAAGGCGGCTGAGGAGAAgcgggcaaaggaggaaaaaagtagagataactgtaatagcataaacaataaaatagaattaaaaaaggaaacagggaTGAAAACTGATTATTTGTACATCATATTTATAGTAGTATTATTCCAAATAGTCAAAGGACAGAAGGAGCCCAAGCATCAGTCAACAGATAAAAGGGTAAACAAACAATGGTAtaaacacacaatggaatattatacagtcttaaaaaggaaggaaattctgatgcaTGCACAACATAAATGAACTTTGAGGAAATTATGCTacacaaaataagtcagtcacaaaaggacaaatactatataatgcACTTATACAAGGTACTAAGAGTAGTCAAAGTCATAGACTCAGAAAGTAGATGGTAGTGGTCAAGGgctagaaggagagggagagaggagttattgtttaattggtatagagtttcagttacACAAGATGAAAAGTGTTACAGAGATGGATAATTGTGGTGACAGCACAACAATGTGAAAGCATagaatgccactgaactatatactttaaaatggttaaataacttatttatgtattaaagTCCTGGATATATAAAGTACACCATGGTAATTATAGTTCATAATActgcattatatattttaaagtgtttaagatggtaaatttcatattatgtgtatttcatgacaatttaaaaaatttttaatatactaaTAAAAAGAAGCATGGACTACATAACACATCATTCATGATAGTGATTGCCTctagggaggaaaagagggaagtgGTACTAGAGATGGAAATATAGGTAACTTCAACTGTATTTGTAATGTTAATtgcatcaatttaaaaaaaaggtagctGAAGCAAACATGAACAAATGTTCACATGTGTTATTTTTAGTAATCGTATGAATGACTGGcatattattgatttttctattatttaaaaaattttaaataaaggaataaattctAAACTGGAAAAACAGGGCAATAAAACAAAGAGGCACCTTCAAGactaggagaaagaaagggataaTTCTGGAACAATTGAAGTATTGGAGGTCTCAGTAAGGCCAAAAAcagttttaagagaaaaaagagagtgaaTAAACTAGCTATTAAAGGCAACTATTCACAATGGCTTTAACATGATGgtaagagaaaaagatttttataatatgaaattaGTGGAGTTCCAAGAAATGACTTGATGAAGGACATGGCCTTTGAACTATGTCAGGAAGTAAAAATCAGAtttagaaaaattggaaaaatttagaaaaatttagaaaaattagaaaaggtaaaaataccAAGTCCTGTGTTATgtattatagaaaagaaaataataggagGTATGGTCCTTATACTtgttaggaaaagaaaacacGAAGGGCATTAATCAACAAAATCAGATAGTAGGTGGATAAGTGGAAAGTGAACTGTATAGAGAATATATGCTACAGAAATTCAGCAAAGAGCAGGAAGACAGATTATGGATGGGGCCAAAGTCATACAATGGGATAAATGGAAAATGAAGAGGCACATGAAGGAACAGGATTtggaagcaaaaacaaagaagagtAGGGTGTTTTGGGTACATAGAAAGAGTATGAAAGGAAGCATAAAGGAACAAATGAGCGTGTCTAGAGCAGTGTCTGAAGATCAGCCTGGCTGGAGCAGAAACTAGTGAGCATTGAAAACTACAGTTAGAAAAGTGGGCCAAAATTCTTAGCAGAAGATTctaaatttttaacttatttgagACAAGGAACCAATACGGATTTAAGCAAGTGGTTGTTATGATAACATTATTATTGTAGGAAGTTAATCTGGAGGCATTCAAGAAGAgctggaagaaagggaaaaactgtGTTTTATGGATATGAACTTTCATGATACTTGTTAATTTAGTGAAGTTTTTACCTGTTttaacaaacaattttttaaaagaacatcatTACCTTCTAGCTTGAGATTTATACCTCCACATTCTATAATTCCAATGAATTTGCCTTCTATCTGACCATTTTTGTAAACAAAAATTGTTGGTAAACAAATGTCATGGTAGTGTTGAATACAGCTATTCACGATGGCTTTAACAAACTTAGTTTCTGGAAACTTTCTTGCTAGAAGACTAAGATGCTGATTAACCAGCAAACACATTGGTATgctaaaaagagaaacaatatacacaatatctttaataaaaaaacaagctACTCATCTCAGCTtaacaaaataagtgaaacatCTTCATGACAAAATATATCTTTAGATACTCTTTTAATAATATCTAAGAACATATCAATTATCATCCTCTATTGTTACCTTTAGTCATGATGAACTATGGAGCCCTCTGATTTTCACTGCAAACACCTTTATAGCCTGGGAATAAAGCTTGCTACCATGGGAATTTGATGCCTACCTAGGGCTAAGCTTGTCTGACTTAGCATCAATTTAATCAAGCCAGTTCCTAGTTTATGGgacataggagaaaaaaataaataacactccTGGGAACTCCATGGCAGTGCAGAGTTGAAACAAAGGGATCCCAACCATCACAGGCTTATTTTCACCTGAGATGATCAAACCCAAAAGTCCATTTCTTGGGCTTCCAGTTAATCACATGAAAATGGACATATGAAAATCAGGCTTGGACAACCAcatgaaaatacaactaaattatagaacaaccatcactcaaaaccatcagaaattgagttgagtgGAAGTTTGACAAATACAGAATCAAAGAAACCTCATCCATCCAGTCTGGTAGGAAggatggagatggaaagagatGGGCctacacccacgtgtggtggataaaaattcaggaaggatatctcagcaGTGAGAAGTCCAAGGCCCAAAATGGTCCacccaacccagagttccagtgccaggaatgtaagtccccataacttctggctgtaaaaaccagtgtagattgagtctgtggaagaaacttctggagtcccaagcagttcctcttaaagaacctacataggaactcacctactcagacccACTCCCTTTGAGATTCAGCattggggtagcagcttgaaaggcaccatggcatacagagaggaactgaagtatctggtatcaaggtgagagctgagggacagctttctcccagacagaaaggcaggcagggggcattgttccttttctgaagcCTCctaccacagagccacagagctggcaagatggtgccatatctgaggctccatcaacctggctaacactgttagGCAACCCCTCCCTACCCTCTGcactggagatcccctgaggctatATACATCCTGCCCAACTTACAGTTGTTAACGGTGgcttttccatttgaatggctagtcttggttcatgcttcacaacttcctgaatcttttcaaacaagcaacagctggcttcagggAGTTTCCACCCACtcccccttacctcttgctaagtggccccagcccagcactagcagtagccagcctagattcacatcttggcttcacccgggaatctccaagcccagcacaagtaacagccatttcagattgctttatagctcaggcagggtaccCCTGGACAAAACACaaatgggggctgaccttggcctgtaccacccaggaaacaccAGTGCCAGCgcacacagtggacagctacagactatgCTAGAGCATCACCACACTACCCCTGCAAAGCTGATCCTCCACgaagggcagaggttggtggtcagtggtcacagccaatccttgcagctgactggcctgggtaaatccctcccattgacctgccaacaacaatcaaggatcaactacaagaggagggtatactcagcccatacaaagggagcacctcaagtacccagcttgagtgataggggaggctggaccactggaccctataggacacctactacattaagccacactaccaagaaagggagtcatagcagctctacctaatacatagaaacaaacacagggaggctgccaaaatagagacaaagaaacatggcctgaaggaaagaacagaacaaaaccccagaaaaagaactaagcaaaatggagataagcaatctataagatgcagagttcaaaacactgattataagtatgctcaaggaacttggtgaggtcctcaacagcataaaaaagatccagtcagaaatgaaagatacactaattgaaataaagaatgattacagggaaacaacagtagagtgaatgaagcccagattcaaatcaatgatttggaacataaggaagaaaaaaacaaccaatcagaacaagaagaaaaaagaatccaaagaaagaGGATAGTGTAACCAATCTGTGGGACAaattcaagtgttccaacattcacatcataggggtaccagaaggagaagagaaagagcaagaaattggaagtctatttgaaaaaataatgaaagaaaagttccctaatttggtgaaggaaatagacatgcacgtccaggaaacacagagtctcaaacaagatggatgcaaagaggccctctCCAAGACATgccataaataaaatgtcaaaggttaaagataaaaagagaatatgaaaaacagcaagagaaaagcagttagttacctacaggggagttcccctaggactgtcagctgatttctcaaaagaaaccttgcaagctagacaggattggcaagaaatatttaaagtcatgaataGCAGTGACCTGCAGCCAAGACAGCCCCACCTGCCTAGCAAAGATAGCATTTAGAaggaaagggcagaaaaagaacttcccagacaagaaaaaactaaaggagttcatcatcaccaaaccattatcatatgaaatgttaaaaggacttatttaagaaaaagatcaaaactatgaacaataaaatggcaataaacacatatctatcaacacttgaatctaaaaaacagactaagcTACTGAGAAGaacacagacagaatcatggacacagagagtgttttgatgattGCTGGATGGGAGGGTGGTGTGGAGGAATGAGTGAagagtgaggggattaagaagtacaaattggtaattataGAGTaaccatggggatataaagtacagtataggaatgGAGTAGACAAAGTCCTTAAACACATGACCCcttgacatgaacaatggtgtggggattgcttgagggagtgtgggggtgctaggtggaggggagcaaaggaagaaaaatctggacaactgtaatagcataatcactaaaatataattttcaaaaaatccCTTTATCTCAAACTTCCTTGAATTTCTTGACTCTAACAAATATCACCCACTTTTCTTTCACAACCCAGTCCATGCCACATCCTGTTCCCCAAAATCCAGATAATTAAAATTGATTGCATGTGTGACCAAACCCTGCGAGTCCTCTGCTTTATCACTTAACTCCCACTACCTTGATCCTTTGGTCTATTTTCTCCCAGTCCATCATTCACTCAcagctttattaaaatgtttcagaGCTAGACCTCCACTTCATCCCATACTTCTTCCATTTCCTATGGGACTTTGTTATtctgcttccctcttcccctgTTTTATCAATCTTTCCTTCTCCACTTTACATAAACACATTCAAGTTAGTAAAATTTTAGAGTCCCTTATAAGTCTCTGTCCCCTTCTAATAACTACCCTCCAGCCTTCTGTttacagcatatatatatatatatatatgtatatatatacatatctcctGTTCTAAAAATTTGGTggcaaagaaatattaaaattataaaacctaGGATCCtggtaaaaaaacaaattcttacCCTcctataattataaaatgtagcTAGAAATATGAACTTAATAGATATATTTCACTTTATAATATGAAAGTTATGagtaaatacattattaaaagctagactttaataaaaaataatttaacatatttttattttacaaatttcattatagattaattttcttaaaatgtatgttttatactGACACATGAATGCATTTTCTTAATGTTACAAAAGCTAATACCTTCTGAGTtcacaaatatttaaagtgttataAAATTGAACCCTTATTCTTTAAGTTCATCAAAGGATATGACAGTTTGTAAAACCCTGAGAGACTAAAATGCATTCAACCTCTTCTAtgagtttttgaaaattattggTCAAGACTAGTAATTTATGTACAAATAACCATTAAAAGAATTTTATGCCAGGGTTTGATAGGTAATTCAGAACCAACGTCTATTCTGCTAATGATAATGGGTCTCAGAAAAGGCGTCAGTGTGTACCTTCAGTATATAACGCTGATGACACAAATGCTAGTACTGTAAATGTTACTGTTTCACATACTTATTTGTGAAGAACCAAAGTCAGCAAATCTCCAAATTGGTTTAGCTAGATTAATGGGATAGGAAAATgggaaatgattatttttaagactttacaCTACTAAAAACTTATTTACCAAGCATTTTAGTTAGAGTAAAAATAATGTCTTCTTTCATGGGGTCTGAGGAACTGGAAAGCTGGTAAACAGCAAGGCTCATATTTGCATAAATTGCTCTGTACAGAATTTCTCTGAGGACCTGAAGCAGGAAGGCATTTTTTATTCAGAGGATGAAATAAGAATGATGAGCGCTACTGTCACAGCCTGTGTTCCTGGACTGGCCTGAAGCCCAGACAGAGGGCCTCGGGCCTAACGCTGGAGGTGCTGT from Phyllostomus discolor isolate MPI-MPIP mPhyDis1 chromosome 1, mPhyDis1.pri.v3, whole genome shotgun sequence encodes:
- the PDCL2 gene encoding phosducin-like protein 2; this translates as MQDPNEDTEWNEILRDFGILPPKEEPKDEIEEMVLRLQKEAMVKPYEKMTLAQLKEAEDEFDDEDMRAIETYREKRLQEWKALKKKQKFGELREISGNQYVNEVTNADKDVWVIIHLYRSSIPMCLLVNQHLSLLARKFPETKFVKAIVNSCIQHYHDICLPTIFVYKNGQIEGKFIGIIECGGINLKLEELEWKLAEVGAIQTDLEENPKKGIVDVMVSSIRNTSIYDDTNSSNSDTDDTK